Proteins from one Listeria innocua genomic window:
- a CDS encoding poly(glycerol-phosphate) alpha-glucosyltransferase, protein MPWRGVLDELENKIIDQLTEAEEHATYNGKWHGFLTIGYKNKRATVINFSYLCLANLINEMKKSALKNQTEEAISFKMDIAVNYQLENLGEWNRKALKTKKNYYRRGIALNENFKIALMEQEINANAILLPGDEGLAINVENMNRYLIQANKNQAQLNLTIDSSVVTFETVGWFFDGKNIHELETASLDHGRRKVEYLTPEIISTLVENAGEYLAHQVNTTGEFNYGWFACFDKKIKHYNSLRHASTTYSMLEAYELTGNKAILEAATKALTYLEKHFIYEKDDMAFLIEPELREVKLGGSAATLLALTKYMHITGTKTYLPLCRKIANAILSLQDENGKFTHVLEYPSLEVKDIFRIIYYDGEAVFGLLRLYEIDRDSKWLAAAAKSFNHFIQDKYWQNHDHWLSYCANEITKYIKDEAYYEFGLQNAFDNLPFIYDRETTFPTFLELTVATKEMTLRMEAEGQQALLTSYSLENLEKTITKRALYQLNGYFYPELAMYYKNPARIEGSFFIRHQSFRVRIDDVEHNISGYVRYYQLLKQGKLSTEAESVR, encoded by the coding sequence ATGCCTTGGAGAGGTGTACTTGATGAACTTGAAAATAAAATTATTGATCAATTAACAGAAGCAGAAGAGCACGCCACTTACAACGGGAAATGGCATGGTTTTCTAACAATAGGTTATAAAAATAAACGAGCGACAGTAATCAACTTTAGCTATCTTTGTTTAGCAAATTTAATTAATGAAATGAAAAAAAGTGCATTGAAAAATCAAACCGAAGAAGCAATTTCATTTAAAATGGATATTGCGGTGAATTATCAACTCGAAAACTTAGGCGAATGGAATAGAAAAGCCTTAAAAACAAAGAAAAATTATTATAGACGAGGCATTGCCTTAAATGAAAATTTTAAAATAGCTTTAATGGAACAGGAAATTAATGCGAACGCTATCCTTTTACCTGGAGACGAAGGACTAGCTATCAACGTTGAAAATATGAATAGATATTTAATTCAAGCCAATAAAAATCAAGCCCAATTAAACTTAACCATCGATTCTAGTGTTGTCACTTTCGAAACAGTAGGGTGGTTTTTTGATGGAAAGAACATTCATGAATTAGAAACAGCTAGTTTAGACCACGGACGCAGGAAGGTAGAATATTTGACGCCAGAAATTATTTCTACATTAGTTGAAAATGCTGGAGAATATTTGGCGCATCAAGTAAACACAACTGGGGAATTTAACTATGGTTGGTTTGCTTGTTTTGACAAAAAAATCAAACATTATAATAGTTTGCGCCATGCCAGTACTACTTATTCCATGTTAGAAGCATATGAATTAACGGGAAATAAAGCTATTTTAGAAGCCGCAACAAAGGCTTTAACATACCTTGAAAAACACTTTATTTATGAAAAAGACGACATGGCCTTTCTTATCGAACCAGAACTTCGTGAAGTAAAATTAGGTGGTTCAGCCGCGACTCTACTAGCTTTAACTAAATATATGCATATTACTGGCACTAAAACATACTTACCTCTTTGCCGAAAAATAGCAAATGCAATTCTCTCATTACAAGACGAAAATGGAAAGTTCACACATGTGTTAGAATATCCATCATTAGAAGTAAAAGATATTTTTCGAATTATTTATTATGATGGGGAAGCTGTCTTTGGCCTACTTCGCCTATATGAAATTGACCGCGATTCCAAATGGTTAGCCGCAGCAGCCAAATCTTTTAATCACTTTATACAAGATAAATACTGGCAAAATCACGATCACTGGTTAAGCTACTGCGCCAATGAAATTACCAAATATATCAAAGACGAAGCTTACTATGAATTCGGACTGCAAAATGCCTTTGACAACTTACCATTTATTTACGATCGCGAAACCACTTTTCCAACATTTTTAGAGCTTACCGTTGCTACAAAAGAAATGACACTGCGGATGGAAGCGGAAGGACAACAAGCATTATTAACATCTTATTCGCTTGAAAATCTTGAAAAAACAATTACAAAACGCGCACTTTATCAATTAAATGGTTACTTTTATCCAGAGCTTGCGATGTACTACAAAAATCCAGCCAGAATAGAAGGTAGTTTCTTCATTCGGCACCAGTCTTTCCGCGTGAGAATTGATGATGTTGAGCATAATATTTCCGGATATGTGCGATATTATCAACTATTAAAACAAGGAAAACTAAGCACTGAAGCCGAAAGTGTCCGCTGA
- the lipA gene encoding tyrosine/lipid phosphatase LipA produces MRNWVKVTGAGVLSATLLLGGCGTQSEEKAEANVKTEKTLQPGSQIKLQGAVNVRDLGGYKTTDGLTIKPHKLIRSAELATLSDSDKKKLVNTYDLSHIVDFRTNTEVKAKPDPELTGVDYTHDSVMKDNGASTSTQDLTASLAKMDNPETFLINANKSFVTDETSIQAYKEFFEILLANQDGSVLWHCTAGKDRAGFGTALVLSALGVDKNTVIDDYMLSNKYRASENEKAIQAVAAKTDNKKVIDGMTAVMEVRESYINAAFDEIDAKYGSMDNFLKEKLGLTNDKKEQLKKAYLY; encoded by the coding sequence ATGAGAAATTGGGTAAAAGTAACAGGAGCAGGTGTATTAAGCGCAACATTATTACTAGGGGGATGTGGAACTCAGTCAGAAGAAAAAGCAGAAGCGAATGTTAAAACCGAAAAAACACTCCAACCAGGTAGTCAAATAAAATTACAAGGGGCAGTAAACGTTCGTGACTTAGGTGGTTACAAAACAACAGATGGTTTAACAATCAAACCACATAAATTAATCAGAAGCGCCGAACTTGCCACTTTAAGTGATTCAGATAAAAAGAAACTCGTAAATACATATGACCTTTCGCATATAGTTGATTTTAGGACAAATACCGAAGTGAAAGCCAAACCAGATCCAGAACTTACCGGAGTCGATTATACACATGATTCTGTGATGAAAGATAACGGAGCATCCACGAGCACGCAAGATTTAACCGCCAGTCTAGCTAAAATGGATAATCCCGAAACCTTTCTAATTAATGCTAATAAAAGCTTTGTTACAGATGAAACTTCTATTCAAGCCTACAAAGAATTTTTTGAGATACTACTAGCGAATCAAGATGGCTCAGTTCTTTGGCATTGTACAGCCGGAAAAGACCGAGCTGGATTTGGAACTGCTTTAGTCCTCTCGGCACTAGGTGTAGATAAAAACACTGTAATAGACGATTATATGTTATCCAATAAATACCGTGCTAGTGAAAATGAAAAAGCAATCCAAGCAGTCGCAGCTAAAACAGATAATAAAAAAGTTATCGACGGGATGACAGCTGTAATGGAAGTTCGTGAATCTTATATCAATGCCGCTTTCGATGAAATTGATGCTAAATATGGTTCGATGGATAACTTTTTAAAAGAAAAACTCGGACTAACTAATGATAAAAAAGAGCAACTTAAAAAAGCATATCTTTACTAA